The Panthera tigris isolate Pti1 chromosome F3, P.tigris_Pti1_mat1.1, whole genome shotgun sequence genome includes a window with the following:
- the DYRK3 gene encoding dual specificity tyrosine-phosphorylation-regulated kinase 3 isoform X3 → MMIDETKCPPCSNVLCNPSEPPLPRRLNTTAEQVTRDHAQRFLNGGEVKVEQLFQEFGNRRSDSLQSDGISDSEKRSPTVSQGKSSDSSNAVKPSSSAKASKVVPLTPEQALKQYKHHLTAYEKLEIINYPEIYFVGPNAKKRHGVIGGPNNGGYDDADGAYIHVPRDHLAYRYEVLKIIGKGSFGQVARVYDHKLRQYVALKMVRNEKRFHRQAAEEIRILEHLKKQDKTGSMNVIHMLESFTFRNHVCMAFELLSIDLYELIKKNKFQGFSVQLVRKFAQSILQSLDALHKNKIIHCDLKPENILLKHHGRSATKVIDFGSSCFEYQKLYTYIQSRFYRAPEIILGSRYSTPIDIWSFGCILAELLTGQPLFPGEDEGDQLACMMELLGMPPPKLLEQSKRAKYFINSKGLPRYCSVTTQADGRVVLVGGRSRRGKKRGPPGSKDWVTALKGCDDCLFIEFLKRCLHWDPSARLTPAQALRHPWISKSVPRPLTIEKVSGKRVVNPANAFQGLGSKLPPVVGIANKLKANLMSESNGGIPLCSVLPKLIS, encoded by the coding sequence acCACTGCCGAGCAGGTAACAAGGGACCACGCTCAGCGCTTTCTGAATGGAGGTGAGGTGAAGGTGGAACAGCTGTTTCAGGAATTTGGCAACCGAAGATCCGACAGTCTCCAGTCGGATGGCATCAGCGACTCTGAGAAACGCTCTCCTACCGTTTCTCAGGGTAAGAGTTCAGATAGCTCGAATGCGGTAAAACCCAGCAGTTCAGCCAAAGCATCCAAAGTGGTGCCACTGACTCCAGAGCAAGCGCTGAAGCAGTATAAACACCACCTCACTGCTTATGAGAAGCTGGAAATCATCAACTATCCAGAAATTTACTTCGTGGGGCCAAATGCCAAAAAGAGACATGGAGTGATCGGTGGTCCCAATAACGGGGGGTACGATGATGCAGATGGGGCCTATATTCACGTACCTCGTGACCATCTAGCTTATCGATACGAGGTGCTGAAAATTATCGGCAAGGGGAGTTTTGGGCAAGTCGCCCGGGTCTACGATCACAAGCTCCGACAGTATGTGGCCCTGAAGATGGTGCGCAATGAAAAGCGCTTCCATCGGCAGGCAGCTGAGGAGATCCGGATTTTGGAGCATCTCAAAAAGCAGGACAAAACTGGGAGCATGAACGTCATCCACATGCTGGAAAGTTTCACATTCCGGAATCATGTCTGCATGGCCTTCGAATTGCTGAGCATAGACCTTTatgagctaattaaaaaaaacaagtttcagGGGTTTAGCGTCCAGTTAGTTCGCAAGTTTGCTCAATCCATCTTGCAATCCTTGGATGCTCTCCACAAAAATAAGATCATTCACTGTGACCTGAAGCCAGAAAACATTCTCCTGAAACACCACGGGCGCAGTGCAACCAAGGTCATTGACTTTGGGTCCAGCTGCTTCGAATACCAGAAGCTTTACACCTATATCCAGTCTCGGTTCTACAGAGCTCCGGAGATCATCTTAGGAAGCCGCTACAGCACGCCTATAGACATATGGAGTTTTGGCTGCATCCTCGCAGAACTTTTAACAGGACAGCCTCTCTTCCCGGGAGAGGATGAGGGGGACCAGCTGGCCTGTATGATGGAGCTGCTAGGGATGCCACCACCAAAACTTCTGGAGCAGTCCAAACGTGCCAAGTACTTTATTAACTCCAAGGGCCTACCTCGCTACTGTTCTGTGACTACTCAGGCAGACGGGAGAGTCGTGCTTGTGGGGGGTCGCTCACGTAGGGGTAAAAAGCGGGGTCCGCCAGGCAGCAAGGACTGGGTGACAGCACTGAAGGGGTGTGATGACTGCTTGTTTATAGAGTTTTTGAAAAGGTGTCTCCACTGGGACCCCTCTGCCCGTTTGACCCCGGCTCAAGCATTGAGACATCCTTGGATTAGTAAGTCTGTGCCCAGACCTCTGACCATTGAAAAAGTGTCGGGTAAACGGGTGGTAAATCCTGCAAATGCTTTCCAGGGACTGGGTTCCAAGCTGCCTCCAGTTGTCGGAATAGCCAATAAGCTTAAAGCTAACTTGATGTCAGAATCCAACGGTGGTATACCTCTGTGCAGTGTACTGCCCAAACTCATTAGCTAA
- the DYRK3 gene encoding dual specificity tyrosine-phosphorylation-regulated kinase 3 isoform X2, translating to MRGRREPDSRPSSGGNGGAGLGDGVYDTFMMIDETKCPPCSNVLCNPSEPPLPRRLNTTAEQVTRDHAQRFLNGGEVKVEQLFQEFGNRRSDSLQSDGISDSEKRSPTVSQGKSSDSSNAVKPSSSAKASKVVPLTPEQALKQYKHHLTAYEKLEIINYPEIYFVGPNAKKRHGVIGGPNNGGYDDADGAYIHVPRDHLAYRYEVLKIIGKGSFGQVARVYDHKLRQYVALKMVRNEKRFHRQAAEEIRILEHLKKQDKTGSMNVIHMLESFTFRNHVCMAFELLSIDLYELIKKNKFQGFSVQLVRKFAQSILQSLDALHKNKIIHCDLKPENILLKHHGRSATKVIDFGSSCFEYQKLYTYIQSRFYRAPEIILGSRYSTPIDIWSFGCILAELLTGQPLFPGEDEGDQLACMMELLGMPPPKLLEQSKRAKYFINSKGLPRYCSVTTQADGRVVLVGGRSRRGKKRGPPGSKDWVTALKGCDDCLFIEFLKRCLHWDPSARLTPAQALRHPWISKSVPRPLTIEKVSGKRVVNPANAFQGLGSKLPPVVGIANKLKANLMSESNGGIPLCSVLPKLIS from the coding sequence acCACTGCCGAGCAGGTAACAAGGGACCACGCTCAGCGCTTTCTGAATGGAGGTGAGGTGAAGGTGGAACAGCTGTTTCAGGAATTTGGCAACCGAAGATCCGACAGTCTCCAGTCGGATGGCATCAGCGACTCTGAGAAACGCTCTCCTACCGTTTCTCAGGGTAAGAGTTCAGATAGCTCGAATGCGGTAAAACCCAGCAGTTCAGCCAAAGCATCCAAAGTGGTGCCACTGACTCCAGAGCAAGCGCTGAAGCAGTATAAACACCACCTCACTGCTTATGAGAAGCTGGAAATCATCAACTATCCAGAAATTTACTTCGTGGGGCCAAATGCCAAAAAGAGACATGGAGTGATCGGTGGTCCCAATAACGGGGGGTACGATGATGCAGATGGGGCCTATATTCACGTACCTCGTGACCATCTAGCTTATCGATACGAGGTGCTGAAAATTATCGGCAAGGGGAGTTTTGGGCAAGTCGCCCGGGTCTACGATCACAAGCTCCGACAGTATGTGGCCCTGAAGATGGTGCGCAATGAAAAGCGCTTCCATCGGCAGGCAGCTGAGGAGATCCGGATTTTGGAGCATCTCAAAAAGCAGGACAAAACTGGGAGCATGAACGTCATCCACATGCTGGAAAGTTTCACATTCCGGAATCATGTCTGCATGGCCTTCGAATTGCTGAGCATAGACCTTTatgagctaattaaaaaaaacaagtttcagGGGTTTAGCGTCCAGTTAGTTCGCAAGTTTGCTCAATCCATCTTGCAATCCTTGGATGCTCTCCACAAAAATAAGATCATTCACTGTGACCTGAAGCCAGAAAACATTCTCCTGAAACACCACGGGCGCAGTGCAACCAAGGTCATTGACTTTGGGTCCAGCTGCTTCGAATACCAGAAGCTTTACACCTATATCCAGTCTCGGTTCTACAGAGCTCCGGAGATCATCTTAGGAAGCCGCTACAGCACGCCTATAGACATATGGAGTTTTGGCTGCATCCTCGCAGAACTTTTAACAGGACAGCCTCTCTTCCCGGGAGAGGATGAGGGGGACCAGCTGGCCTGTATGATGGAGCTGCTAGGGATGCCACCACCAAAACTTCTGGAGCAGTCCAAACGTGCCAAGTACTTTATTAACTCCAAGGGCCTACCTCGCTACTGTTCTGTGACTACTCAGGCAGACGGGAGAGTCGTGCTTGTGGGGGGTCGCTCACGTAGGGGTAAAAAGCGGGGTCCGCCAGGCAGCAAGGACTGGGTGACAGCACTGAAGGGGTGTGATGACTGCTTGTTTATAGAGTTTTTGAAAAGGTGTCTCCACTGGGACCCCTCTGCCCGTTTGACCCCGGCTCAAGCATTGAGACATCCTTGGATTAGTAAGTCTGTGCCCAGACCTCTGACCATTGAAAAAGTGTCGGGTAAACGGGTGGTAAATCCTGCAAATGCTTTCCAGGGACTGGGTTCCAAGCTGCCTCCAGTTGTCGGAATAGCCAATAAGCTTAAAGCTAACTTGATGTCAGAATCCAACGGTGGTATACCTCTGTGCAGTGTACTGCCCAAACTCATTAGCTAA